A single Paratractidigestivibacter faecalis DNA region contains:
- a CDS encoding NADH-ubiquinone oxidoreductase-F iron-sulfur binding region domain-containing protein, which yields MTVVNLMPAHRQAPVALWLLARDFDASVSRIADSGAKAVLVPAGHELAARLADALGDSVRVVECNPELGFVYANPSAAAKVLSGEKPIPSCANGEGADSVIEGSALLADEGSRCVWLEGASEPVCLGATATVAELAAAAGAEEPKAVYVGYPAGTLTSAADAEATVELASDYVRVYTAKNCMANALNEICQLYRHETCGRCVFGHEGSHQIATIVADVCRKKGKPSDLALLRDLCPVMQSQCLCEQGRVMARTVMAFLDLFEAEISAHIGKKTCPAGECKAFLTYHILASKCQACNACVDSCEEDAILGRPRFIHVIDQKACAQCGACLGSCEYGAIVTAGAVKPKCPPKPIPFKRK from the coding sequence GCTCCTGGCCAGGGACTTTGACGCCTCCGTCTCAAGAATCGCCGACTCCGGCGCCAAGGCCGTGCTCGTCCCGGCCGGCCACGAACTTGCCGCACGTCTCGCCGACGCGCTGGGCGACTCCGTCCGCGTGGTGGAGTGCAACCCCGAGCTCGGCTTCGTCTACGCCAACCCGTCTGCCGCCGCCAAGGTGCTCTCCGGCGAGAAGCCCATCCCGTCCTGCGCCAACGGCGAGGGCGCCGACTCCGTCATCGAGGGCAGCGCCCTGCTGGCGGACGAGGGCAGCCGCTGTGTCTGGCTCGAGGGTGCCTCCGAGCCCGTCTGCCTGGGCGCCACCGCCACGGTGGCCGAGCTCGCAGCCGCCGCCGGCGCCGAGGAGCCCAAGGCCGTCTACGTCGGCTATCCCGCCGGCACGCTGACCTCCGCCGCCGACGCCGAGGCCACGGTCGAGCTCGCCAGCGACTACGTGCGCGTCTACACGGCCAAGAACTGCATGGCCAACGCGCTGAACGAGATCTGCCAGCTCTACCGCCACGAGACCTGCGGCCGCTGCGTCTTCGGCCACGAGGGAAGCCACCAGATCGCCACCATCGTGGCGGACGTCTGCCGCAAGAAGGGCAAGCCCTCCGACCTGGCGCTTCTGCGCGACCTCTGCCCCGTCATGCAGAGCCAGTGCCTCTGCGAGCAGGGCCGCGTCATGGCCAGGACCGTCATGGCCTTCCTCGACCTCTTCGAGGCCGAGATCTCTGCCCACATCGGCAAGAAGACCTGCCCGGCGGGGGAGTGCAAGGCGTTTCTCACCTACCACATCCTGGCCAGCAAGTGCCAGGCATGCAACGCCTGCGTGGACTCCTGCGAGGAGGACGCCATCCTGGGCCGTCCGCGCTTCATCCACGTCATCGACCAGAAGGCCTGCGCCCAGTGCGGCGCCTGCCTGGGCTCCTGCGAGTACGGTGCCATCGTGACCGCCGGCGCCGTCAAGCCCAAGTGCCCGCCCAAGCCCATTCCCTTCAAGCGCAAGTAA